The Streptomyces sp. NBC_01689 genome includes a window with the following:
- a CDS encoding PP2C family protein-serine/threonine phosphatase, whose product MDRLVEQPSSRGLVAVPVALIVVITVVDIQSPADVHLGPLLVIAPALTASLAGPRLTTLVGVLAVTAQVCIAMLHGGLTTANHVAQIIALSVLSALVVFVCHLRERRALELSRSRSVAETAQRVLLRPPPRRIGPLRVAWLYLAAEDEARIGGDLFAVARSARLSTRLVIGDVRGKGMSSIGEASVALGAFREGAQRYATLPELTAALEASVCRDLDEVADTEHDPGEHFITALVLDIPDHGNRVEMINCGHPPPLLLRDHRVEVLQARHPVPPLGLCETPAAHHRPDPFTFEVGDVLLLYTDGVIEARSPTGDFYPLADRVAAFRGAGPDALLRHIHDDLLAHVGDRPSDDAALLIVERTASEHPHRPHLPSHPVDGHHRISSDGSPPAPGTRA is encoded by the coding sequence GTGGACCGCCTCGTGGAGCAGCCGTCGAGCCGCGGACTGGTGGCGGTCCCCGTCGCGCTGATCGTAGTGATCACGGTCGTGGACATCCAGTCACCGGCCGACGTCCATCTCGGTCCGCTGCTCGTCATCGCGCCCGCGCTCACCGCCTCGCTCGCCGGACCACGGCTGACCACGCTGGTCGGCGTGCTCGCCGTGACCGCCCAGGTGTGCATCGCGATGCTGCACGGCGGCCTGACCACGGCCAACCACGTCGCCCAGATCATCGCGCTGTCCGTGCTCTCCGCCCTGGTGGTCTTCGTGTGCCACCTGCGCGAGCGGAGAGCGCTCGAGCTGAGCCGGTCACGGTCCGTGGCCGAGACGGCGCAGCGTGTCCTGCTGCGCCCGCCGCCCCGCCGGATCGGTCCGCTGCGGGTCGCCTGGCTCTACCTGGCCGCCGAGGACGAGGCCCGGATCGGCGGCGACCTCTTCGCGGTGGCACGCTCCGCCCGTCTGTCCACCCGGCTGGTCATCGGGGACGTACGCGGCAAGGGCATGTCGTCGATCGGTGAGGCGTCGGTGGCGCTCGGGGCGTTTCGCGAGGGCGCCCAGCGGTACGCCACGCTGCCCGAACTGACCGCGGCACTGGAGGCGAGCGTCTGCCGTGACCTCGACGAGGTGGCCGACACCGAGCACGACCCCGGTGAGCACTTCATCACCGCGCTCGTCCTCGACATCCCCGACCACGGCAACCGCGTCGAGATGATCAACTGCGGCCATCCCCCGCCCCTGCTGCTCCGGGATCACCGGGTCGAGGTCCTGCAGGCCCGGCACCCGGTGCCGCCGCTGGGGCTGTGCGAGACGCCCGCGGCGCACCATCGCCCCGACCCGTTCACCTTCGAGGTGGGCGACGTCCTGCTGCTCTACACCGACGGGGTCATCGAGGCCCGGTCACCGACGGGCGACTTCTACCCGCTCGCCGACCGGGTGGCCGCGTTCCGGGGCGCGGGACCCGACGCGCTGCTGCGTCACATCCACGACGACCTCCTGGCCCACGTCGGCGACCGGCCCTCCGACGACGCCGCACTGCTGATCGTCGAACGCACCGCCTCCGAGCATCCGCACCGACCGCACCTCCCGTCCCACCCCGTCGACGGCCACCACCGGATCAGCTCCGACGGATCACCGCCCGCCCCTGGAACACGGGCGTGA
- a CDS encoding sensor histidine kinase codes for MRLSTRIALAVGATVPVLVLATGWLLLRLVATDLHDQQDAHLRERAATVAKDARGLLRASAADRSAAVEQARQRKLFTSALDVGVRLVGPDDTFTGGPQPDAGAPLPPSAPVPVTLRADGHSWRILSTPVTGARPGVRGTLWLFASDTAADTQLRLVRRRAVSVALLAAPLSGLLAWGVATRASRPLRILQRRTSGLDPRASRARLDHTPTRIAEVDDLAHTLQTVLARYDEQAARTAEALATARSFASAASHELRTPLMSMQTNLEILTAHPDLAGADRDEVLHDLRREHARLLGLLVMLRDLGRGDLVEADAFGPVDLADVVEAATQEQRRRHPHARVSGSWPPGPRVHGWEPGLRTVVDNLLVNALVHGQENGRPARVEIGLRASGTDVLLVVDDRGPGIPPELRAQVFERFRRRPDSPGSGLGLTLVAQQIALHRGRVRVLDRPGGPGTRIEVALPLVDGAPDEGKTLPLRRNWMIAAADRSQEFHKDGS; via the coding sequence GTGAGACTGTCCACACGGATCGCCCTCGCCGTCGGCGCCACCGTGCCCGTACTGGTCCTGGCCACCGGCTGGTTGCTGCTGCGGCTGGTCGCCACGGATCTGCACGACCAGCAGGACGCCCATCTGCGCGAGCGCGCGGCCACCGTGGCCAAGGACGCCCGGGGACTGCTGCGCGCGAGCGCCGCGGACCGGTCGGCCGCCGTGGAACAGGCGCGCCAGCGCAAGCTGTTCACCTCCGCCCTCGACGTCGGCGTCCGGCTGGTCGGCCCGGACGACACCTTCACCGGCGGCCCGCAGCCGGACGCCGGGGCGCCGCTGCCGCCGAGCGCGCCGGTCCCCGTCACGCTCCGAGCCGACGGCCACAGCTGGCGCATCCTGTCCACCCCGGTGACCGGCGCCCGGCCCGGAGTGCGGGGCACGCTGTGGCTGTTCGCGTCGGACACCGCCGCCGACACCCAACTGCGGCTGGTCCGGCGGCGCGCGGTGTCCGTCGCCCTGCTCGCCGCGCCGCTGTCCGGACTGCTCGCCTGGGGAGTCGCCACCCGGGCGAGCCGGCCGCTGCGCATACTGCAACGCCGTACGAGTGGCCTGGACCCCCGCGCCAGCCGGGCCCGCCTGGATCACACACCCACCCGGATCGCCGAGGTCGACGACCTGGCGCACACCCTGCAGACCGTTCTGGCCCGCTACGACGAACAGGCCGCCCGGACGGCCGAGGCCCTGGCCACCGCCCGCTCCTTCGCCTCCGCCGCCTCGCACGAACTGCGCACCCCGCTGATGAGCATGCAGACCAACCTGGAGATCCTCACCGCGCATCCGGACCTCGCCGGGGCCGACCGTGACGAGGTGCTGCACGACCTGCGCCGCGAGCACGCCCGGCTGCTGGGCCTCCTGGTGATGCTGCGCGACCTCGGCCGAGGGGACCTCGTCGAGGCCGACGCCTTCGGGCCGGTGGACCTGGCCGACGTCGTCGAGGCGGCCACGCAGGAGCAGCGGCGCCGCCATCCGCACGCCCGGGTGTCCGGCAGTTGGCCACCGGGTCCGCGGGTGCACGGCTGGGAACCAGGACTGCGGACCGTGGTGGACAACCTGCTCGTCAACGCCCTGGTGCACGGACAGGAAAACGGGCGGCCCGCGCGGGTGGAGATCGGCCTGCGGGCGAGCGGCACCGACGTGCTGCTCGTCGTCGACGACCGGGGCCCCGGCATCCCGCCCGAGCTGCGGGCGCAGGTCTTCGAACGCTTCAGGCGACGGCCCGACAGCCCGGGCTCCGGCCTCGGACTCACCCTGGTCGCCCAGCAGATCGCACTGCACCGGGGCCGCGTCCGGGTCCTGGACCGGCCGGGCGGGCCGGGTACCCGGATCGAGGTCGCACTGCCGCTCGTCGACGGCGCGCCGGACGAGGGGAAGACGCTGCCGCTCCGCCGCAACTGGATGATCGCGGCCGCCGACCGGTCACAAGAATTCCACAAGGACGGCTCCTAG
- a CDS encoding response regulator transcription factor, which yields MGVDRGRVLVVDDDAAIRRSLERGLRLGGFTVDLADGGRPALDLARTRPPDVIVLDISMPDLDGIEVCRTLRSEDNDIPVLMLSALDETADRIAGLQAGGDDYLVKPFALQELVLRLEALLRRRPPRDTGTVRVGGLLMDPAARTVALDGRPVDLTRREFELLHVLARNAGLVLSRDQLLDRVWGYDFDVRTDAVDTFVSYLRRKLETRDRARIIHTVRGVGFVLRDDRAGEKR from the coding sequence ATGGGCGTGGACCGGGGCCGGGTGCTGGTCGTCGACGACGACGCGGCGATACGCCGTTCGCTGGAACGCGGACTGCGGCTCGGCGGATTCACCGTGGACCTGGCGGACGGTGGCCGCCCGGCGCTGGACCTGGCCCGGACGAGACCACCGGACGTGATCGTGCTGGACATCTCGATGCCGGACCTCGACGGCATCGAGGTGTGCAGGACGCTGCGGAGCGAGGACAACGACATACCCGTGCTCATGCTGTCCGCGCTCGACGAGACCGCCGACCGGATCGCGGGACTCCAGGCGGGCGGCGACGACTACCTGGTCAAACCCTTCGCCCTGCAGGAACTCGTGCTCCGCCTGGAGGCACTGCTGCGCCGCAGACCACCGCGCGACACGGGCACCGTACGGGTCGGCGGCCTGCTCATGGACCCCGCCGCCCGCACGGTCGCCCTCGACGGCCGGCCGGTGGACCTGACCCGCCGCGAGTTCGAGCTCCTGCACGTCCTCGCACGGAATGCCGGACTCGTCCTCAGCCGGGACCAACTCCTGGACCGTGTATGGGGATACGACTTCGACGTGCGCACCGACGCGGTGGACACCTTCGTCAGCTACCTGCGCCGCAAACTGGAGACCCGGGACCGCGCCCGGATCATCCACACCGTGCGGGGCGTCGGCTTCGTCCTGCGGGACGACCGGGCGGGGGAGAAGCGGTGA
- a CDS encoding NlpC/P60 family protein: MSRSAPATSARSSAGLFPQSPDSPSLGGGDAPSREEVQQRISSLYDRAETATGNYNATRAMLSGSRGRLNPARDNGRRNTETTLDDVSRPWFDVARAQLGPSAPARLPADRTPKRRAEALPAPVSKPLESGSSARALEAPGRPVPELTAGPGAGPRAELTARPAAGPAAELPAGRAVAALEAGTGVRQEAAGALPAPAVESPHSSSSLKSRKERNRRKLALARDLLARHAVQQRTAPVAAIEAPPARQAWPSAEELVRREAEEQWRGPVSAGAGLGARVDTAARPDAGDLLGGDASLDAGTPLYAAMMSSSGLTFAPDPASTSDTGSLPGVVAGPGAAFGSDTASVPGMAFVPDTTFTPGMTFASDTAFAPGTSYAPELSYAQGVAWGPDRLVAPDPLTTPDPSFVAEPPRTPLGSHTGHIPAVTVAPDASFAPAASVGAGMPGIAGMAVGGDTAGSGYDVKAAKALDFARAQIGRPCVWGAAGPGSYDCAGLTRAAWMVAGVALPRTAGDQAAATTPIPLTDLRAGDLIFFYGDVSHVGLYIGDSMMIHAPSPGAYIREESIFYAGQAAIHSAARPV; the protein is encoded by the coding sequence ATGTCCCGCTCCGCACCCGCGACGTCGGCCCGCTCCTCGGCGGGCCTGTTCCCGCAGAGCCCCGACTCCCCCTCCCTCGGAGGGGGCGACGCCCCGAGCCGCGAAGAGGTCCAGCAGCGGATCAGCTCCCTCTACGACCGGGCCGAGACCGCCACCGGGAACTACAACGCGACCCGCGCGATGCTCAGCGGTTCGCGCGGTCGCCTCAACCCGGCGCGGGACAACGGCCGCAGGAACACCGAGACCACGCTCGACGACGTGTCCCGGCCCTGGTTCGACGTGGCCCGCGCCCAGTTGGGCCCGAGCGCCCCCGCGCGGCTGCCGGCCGACAGGACGCCGAAGCGCCGGGCGGAGGCGCTCCCCGCACCCGTCTCCAAGCCCCTGGAGAGCGGTTCCTCCGCCCGGGCGCTGGAGGCCCCGGGCCGCCCCGTCCCGGAGCTGACCGCCGGCCCCGGAGCGGGGCCCAGGGCGGAGCTGACCGCCCGTCCGGCGGCCGGACCGGCGGCGGAACTCCCCGCCGGGAGGGCCGTCGCGGCGCTGGAGGCCGGGACCGGGGTGCGTCAGGAGGCCGCCGGGGCACTGCCCGCGCCGGCCGTCGAGTCCCCTCACTCCTCCTCCTCGCTGAAGAGCCGCAAGGAGCGGAACCGGCGTAAACTCGCCCTCGCGCGTGACCTGTTGGCGCGGCACGCCGTCCAGCAGCGGACCGCCCCGGTCGCGGCGATCGAGGCACCGCCGGCCCGGCAGGCCTGGCCGAGCGCCGAGGAACTGGTCCGCCGTGAGGCCGAGGAGCAGTGGCGGGGACCGGTGTCGGCCGGTGCGGGCCTCGGCGCGCGGGTGGACACGGCCGCCCGCCCGGACGCGGGTGACCTCCTCGGCGGCGACGCCTCCCTCGACGCGGGAACCCCCCTGTACGCGGCGATGATGTCGTCCTCGGGACTGACGTTCGCCCCGGACCCGGCGTCCACGTCGGACACGGGGTCCCTGCCGGGCGTCGTGGCCGGCCCGGGTGCGGCCTTCGGGTCGGACACGGCGTCCGTCCCGGGCATGGCCTTCGTCCCGGACACGACGTTCACGCCGGGCATGACCTTCGCCTCGGACACGGCGTTCGCCCCTGGGACGTCCTACGCCCCGGAGCTGTCCTACGCCCAGGGCGTGGCCTGGGGGCCCGACCGACTCGTCGCCCCGGACCCGCTCACCACGCCGGATCCGTCGTTCGTCGCGGAGCCGCCCCGCACGCCCCTCGGCTCGCACACGGGACACATCCCCGCCGTGACCGTCGCCCCCGACGCGTCCTTCGCCCCGGCGGCATCCGTCGGTGCCGGGATGCCGGGCATCGCGGGCATGGCCGTGGGTGGCGACACGGCCGGCTCGGGATACGACGTGAAGGCCGCCAAGGCGCTGGACTTCGCCCGCGCCCAGATCGGCAGGCCGTGCGTATGGGGCGCGGCCGGGCCGGGTTCGTACGACTGCGCGGGCCTCACCCGTGCCGCGTGGATGGTGGCCGGGGTCGCGCTCCCGCGCACCGCGGGCGACCAGGCGGCGGCCACCACGCCGATCCCGCTCACCGACCTGCGGGCCGGCGACCTGATCTTCTTCTACGGCGACGTCAGCCATGTCGGCCTGTACATCGGCGACAGCATGATGATCCACGCGCCGAGTCCGGGGGCGTACATACGCGAGGAGTCGATCTTCTACGCGGGTCAGGCGGCGATCCACAGCGCCGCACGGCCGGTGTAG
- a CDS encoding diacylglycerol/lipid kinase family protein produces MTEDRSDAVRGGDRWAARASLAAAALAVLLPLAKGGLKGVLLLAIAFVGVVVTAAAVWWTLTRRGPLRWVAALVAVVAPAAVVTLLAVSLLWAVPASLGLWAVAVWSGRHALRGDRPRRARERGTAPPRHPFLVMNPRSGGGKVARFGLVEKAERLGARVVLLDPDEEQDVTALARAAVADGADLLGVAGGDGTQALVAAVAAEHGLPFLVVCAGTRNHFAMDLGLDRDDPARCLDALTDGVELRVDIGFAGGHPFVNNASFGAYAAVVQSPAYREDKIGTILELLPELLTRQRGPRLTARAGDSTLDAPQAVLVSNNPYRTNDPAGIGRRERLDSGLLGVLGIKVDSAAEAAALVLDRAAQGLAVLTAREVVVDADRPEIDAGVDGEALMLRTPVHCRVEPGALRVRVPRKRPGVPDPRPALDWRRLCALATRVGRTSAPGRPVTTEDAEPRP; encoded by the coding sequence ATGACCGAGGACAGGAGCGACGCGGTCCGTGGTGGTGACCGCTGGGCGGCCAGAGCGTCACTGGCCGCGGCGGCACTGGCGGTGCTGCTGCCGCTGGCCAAGGGCGGTCTGAAGGGCGTGCTGCTGCTCGCGATCGCGTTCGTCGGCGTGGTCGTCACGGCGGCCGCCGTCTGGTGGACGCTGACCCGGCGCGGCCCGCTGCGCTGGGTCGCCGCCCTGGTCGCGGTGGTCGCCCCCGCCGCCGTCGTCACGCTGTTGGCGGTGTCCCTGCTGTGGGCCGTACCCGCGTCCCTGGGGCTGTGGGCCGTGGCGGTCTGGAGCGGCCGTCACGCGCTGCGCGGCGACCGTCCCCGGCGGGCCCGGGAACGCGGGACGGCGCCCCCGCGGCATCCGTTCCTCGTCATGAACCCCCGTTCGGGAGGCGGGAAGGTGGCCCGGTTCGGGCTGGTGGAGAAGGCCGAGCGGCTCGGGGCGCGGGTCGTCCTCCTCGACCCCGACGAGGAACAGGACGTCACCGCCCTGGCGCGCGCCGCCGTCGCCGACGGCGCGGATCTGCTGGGTGTCGCGGGCGGCGACGGGACCCAGGCGCTCGTCGCGGCCGTCGCCGCCGAACACGGTCTGCCGTTCCTGGTCGTCTGCGCCGGTACCCGCAACCACTTCGCGATGGACCTCGGGCTCGACCGCGACGACCCCGCACGCTGTCTCGACGCGCTCACCGACGGCGTCGAACTCCGGGTGGACATCGGTTTCGCGGGCGGGCATCCGTTCGTCAACAACGCCTCCTTCGGCGCCTACGCGGCGGTCGTCCAGAGCCCGGCGTACCGCGAGGACAAGATCGGCACCATTCTGGAGCTCCTGCCCGAGCTGCTCACCCGGCAGCGCGGGCCGCGGCTCACCGCCCGCGCCGGAGACTCCACGCTCGACGCCCCGCAGGCCGTACTGGTGAGCAACAACCCCTACCGCACCAACGATCCGGCCGGGATCGGCCGCCGCGAGCGCCTCGACTCCGGGCTGCTCGGCGTCCTCGGCATCAAGGTGGACAGCGCGGCCGAGGCGGCGGCCCTGGTGCTGGACCGGGCCGCGCAGGGGCTCGCTGTCCTCACCGCGCGCGAGGTGGTCGTGGACGCGGACCGGCCGGAGATCGACGCCGGCGTCGACGGCGAGGCCCTGATGCTGCGCACCCCGGTCCACTGCCGTGTCGAACCGGGCGCGCTGCGGGTCCGGGTCCCCCGGAAACGTCCCGGTGTGCCCGACCCCCGTCCGGCCCTCGACTGGCGCCGGTTGTGCGCCCTCGCGACGAGGGTGGGCCGAACGTCCGCCCCCGGGCGCCCCGTCACCACCGAGGACGCCGAACCGCGCCCCTGA